A stretch of Trichomycterus rosablanca isolate fTriRos1 chromosome 8, fTriRos1.hap1, whole genome shotgun sequence DNA encodes these proteins:
- the LOC134319426 gene encoding zinc finger protein 638-like isoform X1 gives MSHNYCRRSPPDDFQSHQDMYADSYQRKSDRYRRAASQEPPHSMAASSRSVDVSVRLPGNARSFLQSCGLDPTDLAQLAELPEHLITIDTLPKLLLQIKEQKVSSTLSSRSSTSVWEDSSNLKSIKYPLDKSAPSAFPLPPDQVQSWQDRWGNPRQTRAVANGSSGSSSKSSRVLDYGRSRDSDDLYYSKKVYTSAALESSSTDSHSFTNSDRGLRPLLSFVIDSNNLCKKVPTRKEASDFLGKVPPVFPYACILCNITVLSKKDWTVHIRNTQHANSQFNLLQKYPKWDHTLESARRNESHLPPKHSFSDTGEDFRMPTKKELSAFQGRIPPVFPYLCVLCNITVLSEKEWSLHITGAFHAKSQLKLLEKYPERDQGHASARRDTDVYDKRESQNSTCRRSTSGEHSSHNGSPSPKRRRSSDKIHSSNGQRLKEKDDSRHSKERSSKKKSSHSSRSTANPESSKKAYSSSRSPGKDGSWKKSSRSSYSPATRESKKSSRSSYSPATRESKKSSRSSCSPSKLRSTNSGGDTAVRQSVGDKSVAAQDSDSDLVGMKVIADKGEELKLECEEPDPKEQAEVLKEEDDFDFPENFENCVILDELQEETSSFCQDEPVQPADNEPTEVVSDEVTEAVDNPIPTTNTDTKSSHNEPQQSENLEISEPAMTTESSDVVLTNPDQSVEEQDSEAVTDSFEEAFNEVTTNYPSAATSINSEQSHKEPDQPKEESISTIAAETKNSEDVQNTVSEEQDIENVTNGMKETFGKVLEVRNLPKAEDYTDLDLINIIRRYGNVSHHVLLHSHKKGFVEMENVCDAERVAADAEKQDVALRGHVLMIKVLQKYSSLPAEGLSADSDSEDEDNSKNQSDAASENTKSEPSSDAVLLNQPVGTEFVRPVVGYFCNLCNVIYASEEEAKDEHCRTPSHREKVKEHKAKNG, from the exons ATGTCACACAACTACTGCAGAAGAAGCCCACCAGATGATTTTCAGTCTCATCAAGACATGTATGCTGATTCGTACCAGAGGAAGTCGGATAGGTATCGAAGAGCTGCATCTCAGGAACCACCCCATTCTATGGCAGCTTCCAGCAGATCTGTGGACGTTTCCGTCCGTCTACCTGGAAATGCTAGGTCCTTTCTTCAAAGCTGTGGACTTGACCCAACCGACCTCGCCCAACTTGCAGAACTTCCTGAGCATCTCATCACTATCGACACACTTCCCAAACTGCTTTTACAGATCAAAGAACAAAAAGTGTCCAGTACTTTATCTTCCAGGTCCAGCACATCTGTTTGGGAAGACAGCAGCAACTTAAAATCCATCAAGTATCCATTAGATAAGTCTGCACCTTCAGCGTTTCCTCTCCCCCCAGATCAAGTTCAAAGCTGGCAAGACCGCTGGGGGAACCCTCGTCAAACAAGAGCTGTGGCTAATGGCAGTAGTGGCTCCAGTAGTAAAAGCAGCAGAGTTCTGGACTATGGTCGCTCCAGGGACAGTGACGACCTATATTACAGCAAAAAAGTTTATACCTCAGCAGCATTAGAGTCTTCATCAACAGATTCACACTCTTTTACGAATTCTGACAGAGGTCTAAGGCCTTTGCTTTCTTTCGTAATAGACAGTAATAATCTTTGTAAAAAGGTTCCTACTAGGAAGGAGGCATCAGACTTCTTAGGCAAAGTTCCCCCAGTTTTTCCTTATGCATGCATTCTCTGCAACATCACAGTACTTTCTAAAAAG GACTGGACTGTGCACATTAGGAATACTCAGCATGCCAACAGTCAGTTTAATCTCTTGCAAAA gtACCCTAAGTGGGATCATACTCTTGAATCTGCTAGAAG GAATGAAAGCCACCTACCACCAAAGCACAGCTTCTCAGATACAGGAG aAGATTTCAGGATGCCAACCAAGAAGGAATTATCAGCCTTCCAAGGCAGAATCCCTCCTGTTTTTCCATACTTGTGTGTTCTTTGTAACATTACTGTCCTCTCTGAAAAG GAATGGTCTCTGCACATTACAGGTGCTTTCCATGCTAAGAGTCAGCTTAAACTTCTGGAAAA GTACCCAGAGAGGGATCAGGGTCATGCATCTGCTAGAAG AGATACTGATGTTTATGACAAACGAGAATCACAAAATTCAACTTGTCGAAGATCTACCTCAGGAGAACACAGTTCTCACAATGGCTCTCCTAGTCCTAAAAGAAGACGCTCGTCAGACAAGATTCACTCTTCTAATGGTCAGCGGTTAAAAGAGAAAGATGATTCTCGACACTCCAAGGAAAGatcatctaaaaaaaaatcctctcATTCCTCACGTTCGACTGCTAATCCTGAATCTTCAAAGAAGGCATACAGTTCTTCACGTTCTCCTGGTAAAGACGGTTCTTGGAAGAAGTCATCTCGATCCTCTTATTCTCCGGCTACACGGGAATCAAAGAAGTCATCTCGATCCTCTTATTCTCCAGCTACACGGGAATCAAAGAAGTCATCTCGATCTTCTTGTTCTCCATCCAAACTTCGGAGTACAAATTCAGGTGGAGATACTGCAGTGAGACAAAGTGTCGGCGACAAAAGTGTTGCAGCACAAGACTCAGACAGTGACCTTGTAGGGATGAAAGTGATCGCAGATAAGGGAGAAGAACTAAAACTCGAGTGTGAGGAGCCAGACCCAAAAGAACAAGCTGAAGTACTAAAGGAGGAg GATGATTTTGACTTCCCAGAGAACTTTGAAAACTGTGTCATCTTAGATGAACTTCAGGAGGAAACATCTTCATTTTGTCAAG ATGAACCAGTACAACCAGCAGACAATGAACCAACTGAG GTGGTGTCTGATGAAGTAACAGAAGCCGTAGATAATCCAATCCCTACCACCAACACGGACACTAAGTCAAGTCATAATGAACCCCAACAGTCTGAAAACTTAGAAATCAGTGAACCAGCTATGACGACTGAGAGCTCTGATGTTGTCCTAACTAATCCTGACCAGTCTGTAGAGGAACAGGACAGTGAGGCAGTAACAGACAGCTTTGAG gaaGCATTTAATGAAGTTACCACAAATTATCCAAGTGCTGCCACCTCAATAAACTCTGAGCAAAGTCATAAAGAACCCGATCAGCCTAAAGAAGAGAGTATCAGCACTATAGCTGCAGAGACCAAGAACTCCGAGGATGTACAAAATACTGTTTCAGAGGAACAGGACATAGAAAACGTTACAAACGGCATGAAG GAAACTTTTGGCAAAGTCCTTGAGGTAAGAAACCTTCCAAAGGCAGAAGACTACACAGATTTggatttaataaacattataaggAGATATGGAAATGTTAGCCACCATGTATTGCTTCACAGTCATAAAAAG GGGTTTGTTGAGATGGAGAATGTCTGTGATGCTGAGAGAGTTGCTGCTGATGCCGAAAAGCAAGATGTTGCACTACGTGGTCATGTTTTGATGATCAAAGTGTTGCAGAAATACAGCAGTTTACCAGCAGAAGG GTTAAgtgctgattctgattctgaagatGAGGATAACAGTAAG AACCAGAGTGATGCTGCATCTGAAAATACAAAGTCTGAGCCATCAAGTGATGCTGTACTACTAAACCAGCCAGTTG GAACAGAGTTTGTGCGTCCTGTAGTGGGATATTTCTGTAACTTGTGCAATGTGATTTATGCAAGTGAAGAGGAAGCGAAAGATGAACACTGCAGAACTCCATCGCACCGTGAAAAAGTGAAG gAACACAAGGCTAAAAATGGATGA
- the LOC134319426 gene encoding zinc finger protein 638-like isoform X2 — MSHNYCRRSPPDDFQSHQDMYADSYQRKSDRYRRAASQEPPHSMAASSRSVDVSVRLPGNARSFLQSCGLDPTDLAQLAELPEHLITIDTLPKLLLQIKEQKVSSTLSSRSSTSVWEDSSNLKSIKYPLDKSAPSAFPLPPDQVQSWQDRWGNPRQTRAVANGSSGSSSKSSRVLDYGRSRDSDDLYYSKKVYTSAALESSSTDSHSFTNSDRGLRPLLSFVIDSNNLCKKVPTRKEASDFLGKVPPVFPYACILCNITVLSKKDWTVHIRNTQHANSQFNLLQKYPKWDHTLESARRNESHLPPKHSFSDTGDFRMPTKKELSAFQGRIPPVFPYLCVLCNITVLSEKEWSLHITGAFHAKSQLKLLEKYPERDQGHASARRDTDVYDKRESQNSTCRRSTSGEHSSHNGSPSPKRRRSSDKIHSSNGQRLKEKDDSRHSKERSSKKKSSHSSRSTANPESSKKAYSSSRSPGKDGSWKKSSRSSYSPATRESKKSSRSSYSPATRESKKSSRSSCSPSKLRSTNSGGDTAVRQSVGDKSVAAQDSDSDLVGMKVIADKGEELKLECEEPDPKEQAEVLKEEDDFDFPENFENCVILDELQEETSSFCQDEPVQPADNEPTEVVSDEVTEAVDNPIPTTNTDTKSSHNEPQQSENLEISEPAMTTESSDVVLTNPDQSVEEQDSEAVTDSFEEAFNEVTTNYPSAATSINSEQSHKEPDQPKEESISTIAAETKNSEDVQNTVSEEQDIENVTNGMKETFGKVLEVRNLPKAEDYTDLDLINIIRRYGNVSHHVLLHSHKKGFVEMENVCDAERVAADAEKQDVALRGHVLMIKVLQKYSSLPAEGLSADSDSEDEDNSKNQSDAASENTKSEPSSDAVLLNQPVGTEFVRPVVGYFCNLCNVIYASEEEAKDEHCRTPSHREKVKEHKAKNG; from the exons ATGTCACACAACTACTGCAGAAGAAGCCCACCAGATGATTTTCAGTCTCATCAAGACATGTATGCTGATTCGTACCAGAGGAAGTCGGATAGGTATCGAAGAGCTGCATCTCAGGAACCACCCCATTCTATGGCAGCTTCCAGCAGATCTGTGGACGTTTCCGTCCGTCTACCTGGAAATGCTAGGTCCTTTCTTCAAAGCTGTGGACTTGACCCAACCGACCTCGCCCAACTTGCAGAACTTCCTGAGCATCTCATCACTATCGACACACTTCCCAAACTGCTTTTACAGATCAAAGAACAAAAAGTGTCCAGTACTTTATCTTCCAGGTCCAGCACATCTGTTTGGGAAGACAGCAGCAACTTAAAATCCATCAAGTATCCATTAGATAAGTCTGCACCTTCAGCGTTTCCTCTCCCCCCAGATCAAGTTCAAAGCTGGCAAGACCGCTGGGGGAACCCTCGTCAAACAAGAGCTGTGGCTAATGGCAGTAGTGGCTCCAGTAGTAAAAGCAGCAGAGTTCTGGACTATGGTCGCTCCAGGGACAGTGACGACCTATATTACAGCAAAAAAGTTTATACCTCAGCAGCATTAGAGTCTTCATCAACAGATTCACACTCTTTTACGAATTCTGACAGAGGTCTAAGGCCTTTGCTTTCTTTCGTAATAGACAGTAATAATCTTTGTAAAAAGGTTCCTACTAGGAAGGAGGCATCAGACTTCTTAGGCAAAGTTCCCCCAGTTTTTCCTTATGCATGCATTCTCTGCAACATCACAGTACTTTCTAAAAAG GACTGGACTGTGCACATTAGGAATACTCAGCATGCCAACAGTCAGTTTAATCTCTTGCAAAA gtACCCTAAGTGGGATCATACTCTTGAATCTGCTAGAAG GAATGAAAGCCACCTACCACCAAAGCACAGCTTCTCAGATACAGGAG ATTTCAGGATGCCAACCAAGAAGGAATTATCAGCCTTCCAAGGCAGAATCCCTCCTGTTTTTCCATACTTGTGTGTTCTTTGTAACATTACTGTCCTCTCTGAAAAG GAATGGTCTCTGCACATTACAGGTGCTTTCCATGCTAAGAGTCAGCTTAAACTTCTGGAAAA GTACCCAGAGAGGGATCAGGGTCATGCATCTGCTAGAAG AGATACTGATGTTTATGACAAACGAGAATCACAAAATTCAACTTGTCGAAGATCTACCTCAGGAGAACACAGTTCTCACAATGGCTCTCCTAGTCCTAAAAGAAGACGCTCGTCAGACAAGATTCACTCTTCTAATGGTCAGCGGTTAAAAGAGAAAGATGATTCTCGACACTCCAAGGAAAGatcatctaaaaaaaaatcctctcATTCCTCACGTTCGACTGCTAATCCTGAATCTTCAAAGAAGGCATACAGTTCTTCACGTTCTCCTGGTAAAGACGGTTCTTGGAAGAAGTCATCTCGATCCTCTTATTCTCCGGCTACACGGGAATCAAAGAAGTCATCTCGATCCTCTTATTCTCCAGCTACACGGGAATCAAAGAAGTCATCTCGATCTTCTTGTTCTCCATCCAAACTTCGGAGTACAAATTCAGGTGGAGATACTGCAGTGAGACAAAGTGTCGGCGACAAAAGTGTTGCAGCACAAGACTCAGACAGTGACCTTGTAGGGATGAAAGTGATCGCAGATAAGGGAGAAGAACTAAAACTCGAGTGTGAGGAGCCAGACCCAAAAGAACAAGCTGAAGTACTAAAGGAGGAg GATGATTTTGACTTCCCAGAGAACTTTGAAAACTGTGTCATCTTAGATGAACTTCAGGAGGAAACATCTTCATTTTGTCAAG ATGAACCAGTACAACCAGCAGACAATGAACCAACTGAG GTGGTGTCTGATGAAGTAACAGAAGCCGTAGATAATCCAATCCCTACCACCAACACGGACACTAAGTCAAGTCATAATGAACCCCAACAGTCTGAAAACTTAGAAATCAGTGAACCAGCTATGACGACTGAGAGCTCTGATGTTGTCCTAACTAATCCTGACCAGTCTGTAGAGGAACAGGACAGTGAGGCAGTAACAGACAGCTTTGAG gaaGCATTTAATGAAGTTACCACAAATTATCCAAGTGCTGCCACCTCAATAAACTCTGAGCAAAGTCATAAAGAACCCGATCAGCCTAAAGAAGAGAGTATCAGCACTATAGCTGCAGAGACCAAGAACTCCGAGGATGTACAAAATACTGTTTCAGAGGAACAGGACATAGAAAACGTTACAAACGGCATGAAG GAAACTTTTGGCAAAGTCCTTGAGGTAAGAAACCTTCCAAAGGCAGAAGACTACACAGATTTggatttaataaacattataaggAGATATGGAAATGTTAGCCACCATGTATTGCTTCACAGTCATAAAAAG GGGTTTGTTGAGATGGAGAATGTCTGTGATGCTGAGAGAGTTGCTGCTGATGCCGAAAAGCAAGATGTTGCACTACGTGGTCATGTTTTGATGATCAAAGTGTTGCAGAAATACAGCAGTTTACCAGCAGAAGG GTTAAgtgctgattctgattctgaagatGAGGATAACAGTAAG AACCAGAGTGATGCTGCATCTGAAAATACAAAGTCTGAGCCATCAAGTGATGCTGTACTACTAAACCAGCCAGTTG GAACAGAGTTTGTGCGTCCTGTAGTGGGATATTTCTGTAACTTGTGCAATGTGATTTATGCAAGTGAAGAGGAAGCGAAAGATGAACACTGCAGAACTCCATCGCACCGTGAAAAAGTGAAG gAACACAAGGCTAAAAATGGATGA
- the LOC134319426 gene encoding zinc finger protein 638-like isoform X3, with protein MSHNYCRRSPPDDFQSHQDMYADSYQRKSDRYRRAASQEPPHSMAASSRSVDVSVRLPGNARSFLQSCGLDPTDLAQLAELPEHLITIDTLPKLLLQIKEQKVSSTLSSRSSTSVWEDSSNLKSIKYPLDKSAPSAFPLPPDQVQSWQDRWGNPRQTRAVANGSSGSSSKSSRVLDYGRSRDSDDLYYSKKVYTSAALESSSTDSHSFTNSDRGLRPLLSFVIDSNNLCKKVPTRKEASDFLGKVPPVFPYACILCNITVLSKKDWTVHIRNTQHANSQFNLLQKYPKWDHTLESARRNESHLPPKHSFSDTGEDFRMPTKKELSAFQGRIPPVFPYLCVLCNITVLSEKEWSLHITGAFHAKSQLKLLEKYPERDQGHASARRDTDVYDKRESQNSTCRRSTSGEHSSHNGSPSPKRRRSSDKIHSSNGQRLKEKDDSRHSKERSSKKKSSHSSRSTANPESSKKAYSSSRSPGKDGSWKKSSRSSYSPATRESKKSSRSSYSPATRESKKSSRSSCSPSKLRSTNSGGDTAVRQSVGDKSVAAQDSDSDLVGMKVIADKGEELKLECEEPDPKEQAEVLKEEDDFDFPENFENCVILDELQEETSSFCQDEPVQPADNEPTEVVSDEVTEAVDNPIPTTNTDTKSSHNEPQQSENLEISEPAMTTESSDVVLTNPDQSVEEQDSEAVTDSFEEAFNEVTTNYPSAATSINSEQSHKEPDQPKEESISTIAAETKNSEDVQNTVSEEQDIENVTNGMKETFGKVLEVRNLPKAEDYTDLDLINIIRRYGNVSHHVLLHSHKKGFVEMENVCDAERVAADAEKQDVALRGHVLMIKVLQKYSSLPAEGAWNR; from the exons ATGTCACACAACTACTGCAGAAGAAGCCCACCAGATGATTTTCAGTCTCATCAAGACATGTATGCTGATTCGTACCAGAGGAAGTCGGATAGGTATCGAAGAGCTGCATCTCAGGAACCACCCCATTCTATGGCAGCTTCCAGCAGATCTGTGGACGTTTCCGTCCGTCTACCTGGAAATGCTAGGTCCTTTCTTCAAAGCTGTGGACTTGACCCAACCGACCTCGCCCAACTTGCAGAACTTCCTGAGCATCTCATCACTATCGACACACTTCCCAAACTGCTTTTACAGATCAAAGAACAAAAAGTGTCCAGTACTTTATCTTCCAGGTCCAGCACATCTGTTTGGGAAGACAGCAGCAACTTAAAATCCATCAAGTATCCATTAGATAAGTCTGCACCTTCAGCGTTTCCTCTCCCCCCAGATCAAGTTCAAAGCTGGCAAGACCGCTGGGGGAACCCTCGTCAAACAAGAGCTGTGGCTAATGGCAGTAGTGGCTCCAGTAGTAAAAGCAGCAGAGTTCTGGACTATGGTCGCTCCAGGGACAGTGACGACCTATATTACAGCAAAAAAGTTTATACCTCAGCAGCATTAGAGTCTTCATCAACAGATTCACACTCTTTTACGAATTCTGACAGAGGTCTAAGGCCTTTGCTTTCTTTCGTAATAGACAGTAATAATCTTTGTAAAAAGGTTCCTACTAGGAAGGAGGCATCAGACTTCTTAGGCAAAGTTCCCCCAGTTTTTCCTTATGCATGCATTCTCTGCAACATCACAGTACTTTCTAAAAAG GACTGGACTGTGCACATTAGGAATACTCAGCATGCCAACAGTCAGTTTAATCTCTTGCAAAA gtACCCTAAGTGGGATCATACTCTTGAATCTGCTAGAAG GAATGAAAGCCACCTACCACCAAAGCACAGCTTCTCAGATACAGGAG aAGATTTCAGGATGCCAACCAAGAAGGAATTATCAGCCTTCCAAGGCAGAATCCCTCCTGTTTTTCCATACTTGTGTGTTCTTTGTAACATTACTGTCCTCTCTGAAAAG GAATGGTCTCTGCACATTACAGGTGCTTTCCATGCTAAGAGTCAGCTTAAACTTCTGGAAAA GTACCCAGAGAGGGATCAGGGTCATGCATCTGCTAGAAG AGATACTGATGTTTATGACAAACGAGAATCACAAAATTCAACTTGTCGAAGATCTACCTCAGGAGAACACAGTTCTCACAATGGCTCTCCTAGTCCTAAAAGAAGACGCTCGTCAGACAAGATTCACTCTTCTAATGGTCAGCGGTTAAAAGAGAAAGATGATTCTCGACACTCCAAGGAAAGatcatctaaaaaaaaatcctctcATTCCTCACGTTCGACTGCTAATCCTGAATCTTCAAAGAAGGCATACAGTTCTTCACGTTCTCCTGGTAAAGACGGTTCTTGGAAGAAGTCATCTCGATCCTCTTATTCTCCGGCTACACGGGAATCAAAGAAGTCATCTCGATCCTCTTATTCTCCAGCTACACGGGAATCAAAGAAGTCATCTCGATCTTCTTGTTCTCCATCCAAACTTCGGAGTACAAATTCAGGTGGAGATACTGCAGTGAGACAAAGTGTCGGCGACAAAAGTGTTGCAGCACAAGACTCAGACAGTGACCTTGTAGGGATGAAAGTGATCGCAGATAAGGGAGAAGAACTAAAACTCGAGTGTGAGGAGCCAGACCCAAAAGAACAAGCTGAAGTACTAAAGGAGGAg GATGATTTTGACTTCCCAGAGAACTTTGAAAACTGTGTCATCTTAGATGAACTTCAGGAGGAAACATCTTCATTTTGTCAAG ATGAACCAGTACAACCAGCAGACAATGAACCAACTGAG GTGGTGTCTGATGAAGTAACAGAAGCCGTAGATAATCCAATCCCTACCACCAACACGGACACTAAGTCAAGTCATAATGAACCCCAACAGTCTGAAAACTTAGAAATCAGTGAACCAGCTATGACGACTGAGAGCTCTGATGTTGTCCTAACTAATCCTGACCAGTCTGTAGAGGAACAGGACAGTGAGGCAGTAACAGACAGCTTTGAG gaaGCATTTAATGAAGTTACCACAAATTATCCAAGTGCTGCCACCTCAATAAACTCTGAGCAAAGTCATAAAGAACCCGATCAGCCTAAAGAAGAGAGTATCAGCACTATAGCTGCAGAGACCAAGAACTCCGAGGATGTACAAAATACTGTTTCAGAGGAACAGGACATAGAAAACGTTACAAACGGCATGAAG GAAACTTTTGGCAAAGTCCTTGAGGTAAGAAACCTTCCAAAGGCAGAAGACTACACAGATTTggatttaataaacattataaggAGATATGGAAATGTTAGCCACCATGTATTGCTTCACAGTCATAAAAAG GGGTTTGTTGAGATGGAGAATGTCTGTGATGCTGAGAGAGTTGCTGCTGATGCCGAAAAGCAAGATGTTGCACTACGTGGTCATGTTTTGATGATCAAAGTGTTGCAGAAATACAGCAGTTTACCAGCAGAAGG AGCGTGGAATAGGTAA
- the tmem216 gene encoding transmembrane protein 216 yields the protein MAAHGRHPVLSSTPLQILFYLNGWYFAAFFIAEILMFIYKGVLLPYPQANLILDIALLLIFLGLETLRLFYGWKGNLCERTLTLTVSVGVLVPCTVLSVYFLLLQTFILRFEFILNAVLLCFYGLELILALMTIAAFSRASGY from the exons ATGGCAGCCCACG GAAGACACCCTGTT TTGTCTTCCACACCTCTGCAgatcctgttttatttaaatggctGGTATTTTGCTGCCTTCTTTATTGCTGAGAtactaatgtttatttataaag GGGTGTTGCTGCCATATCCTCAAGCAAATCTTATACTGGATATTGCTCTGTTGCTGATCTTTCTTGGCCTTGAAACCCTGCGACTCTTTTATG GTTGGAAAGGAAACCTGTGTGAGAGAACTCTGACTCTAACAGTTAGTGTTGGTGTTCTGGTGCCCTGCACGGTGTTAAGTGTCTACTTTTTGCTCCTGCAGACTTTTATTCTGCGTTTTGAATTCATTCTTAATGCTGTCTTGCTCTGTTTCTACGGCTTGGAGCTGATTCTGGCTCTGATGACCATTGCAGCTTTTTCCAG GGCCAGTGGGTATTAA